The following coding sequences lie in one Prevotella sp. oral taxon 299 str. F0039 genomic window:
- a CDS encoding DUF177 domain-containing protein, giving the protein MISLKEFNIDLKALSDGKTVRSYTINDGFFETLDTLDVKGGNLDAEVIIHRTSSYFELGFKIKGNVVVSCDKCLDDMSQPIDTEAKLLVRFGHEYSEEDELVIVAEDEPFLDVSWFIYEFIQLNIPIKHVHAPGKCNPAMIKMLQEHSTTRSSGRDEEVAIDPRWSKLNELKNK; this is encoded by the coding sequence ATGATTAGTTTGAAAGAGTTTAATATTGATCTCAAAGCTCTAAGTGACGGAAAAACCGTTCGTAGCTACACAATCAACGATGGTTTCTTTGAAACTCTCGATACTCTTGATGTGAAAGGAGGCAATCTAGATGCCGAAGTTATAATACATCGCACTTCTAGTTACTTTGAACTCGGCTTCAAAATCAAAGGTAATGTGGTGGTGTCTTGCGATAAATGCTTAGACGATATGTCACAACCTATCGACACAGAAGCAAAACTATTAGTCCGCTTTGGACATGAATACTCTGAAGAAGATGAACTCGTTATCGTTGCAGAAGATGAACCTTTTCTCGATGTTTCGTGGTTTATTTATGAGTTTATACAGCTAAACATTCCAATCAAGCATGTGCACGCACCTGGTAAATGTAATCCTGCTATGATCAAGATGTTGCAAGAACACTCCACCACCCGAAGTAGTGGACGGGATGAAGAAGTTGCTATTGACCCTCGTTGGAGTAAATTGAACGAATTAAAAAACAAATAA
- a CDS encoding DUF6722 family protein has protein sequence MKKEFGKWLIDVAKLVAAGSLIIACAGFSNTSVVCLVVLCLLSIVVFVIGCSLQKDNRPKRFDNKPKRNNNREKKNNAEGNKPNQQRNKKRATYTEHVPNEITVD, from the coding sequence ATGAAAAAAGAATTTGGAAAATGGTTGATAGATGTTGCAAAGTTAGTTGCAGCAGGTTCACTCATAATAGCATGTGCAGGATTTAGCAATACATCAGTAGTGTGTTTAGTAGTTTTATGCTTACTAAGCATTGTAGTGTTTGTTATAGGTTGTTCTTTGCAAAAAGATAATCGCCCCAAACGATTCGACAATAAGCCAAAGAGAAATAACAATAGAGAGAAAAAGAACAACGCAGAAGGTAACAAGCCAAACCAACAACGCAACAAAAAACGTGCTACCTACACCGAGCATGTGCCCAACGAAATAACAGTAGATTAG
- a CDS encoding DUF4435 domain-containing protein, whose translation MARTLLNNINSNYFNALNALKGKTHRERIVAYVESYDDVSFWRNILDAYENDKRYFEVMLPSHQNLTKGKKQVLANLLQENMGEHMIACVDADYDYLLQGVTPTSRTVVNNAFVLHTYAYAIENLQCYAPSLHRLCVMATLNDRNSFNFEQFLESYSRIIYPLFVWNIWHYRKLKYKDFSMSDLLSIIDLGSIDLRNVSKSLEQVELRVNKKVESLQQHLPHALKEYEELKEQLHRLGVNKDNTYLYIQGHFLFDNIVLPLLKQVCAELRTEREREIMRRAVHDVQYNNELSGYKHSVEDVQLLLKRNTGFMQSDIYQRINDDVRRILKI comes from the coding sequence ATGGCTAGAACCCTTCTAAACAATATCAATAGCAACTATTTCAATGCGCTAAATGCTTTGAAAGGCAAGACACATAGGGAACGAATTGTGGCTTATGTAGAGAGTTATGATGATGTTTCTTTTTGGAGAAACATTCTCGATGCTTATGAAAACGATAAGCGTTATTTTGAAGTGATGTTGCCTTCGCATCAGAATTTAACCAAAGGTAAAAAGCAAGTCTTGGCAAATTTATTACAAGAGAATATGGGTGAACACATGATTGCGTGTGTAGATGCCGACTACGACTATCTTCTTCAAGGTGTAACTCCCACTTCTCGCACAGTGGTTAACAATGCTTTTGTGTTGCACACCTATGCTTATGCCATCGAAAACCTACAATGTTATGCCCCATCGTTGCATCGTTTGTGTGTAATGGCAACCCTCAACGATCGCAATTCATTTAATTTCGAGCAGTTTTTAGAAAGCTATTCAAGAATTATTTATCCTCTGTTTGTGTGGAATATATGGCATTATAGAAAGTTAAAGTATAAAGACTTTTCGATGAGCGACCTACTTTCGATTATTGATTTGGGCTCTATTGATTTGCGAAATGTATCGAAGAGCCTCGAACAAGTAGAGCTTAGAGTGAATAAAAAGGTGGAGAGTTTACAACAACATCTGCCCCATGCGCTAAAAGAATATGAGGAATTAAAAGAACAATTGCATCGGTTAGGCGTTAATAAAGACAACACCTACTTATATATACAAGGGCATTTCCTTTTTGATAATATTGTTTTGCCTTTGCTAAAGCAGGTGTGCGCTGAGTTAAGAACTGAGCGAGAACGAGAGATTATGCGTCGAGCTGTGCACGATGTACAATACAATAACGAGCTGTCGGGCTACAAACATAGTGTAGAAGATGTGCAACTGCTTTTAAAAAGAAATACAGGATTTATGCAAAGCGATATTTATCAAAGGATAAACGATGATGTGAGGCGAATATTAAAGATATAA
- a CDS encoding FKBP-type peptidyl-prolyl cis-trans isomerase, whose translation MANKKEYAAKNLAWLEEKSKEEGVKPLAKGIYYKVIKSAEKNDKHPTPRNIITAHYSGYTINGKKFDSSRGGAPLAMRLSDLIEGWIIALGHMSVGDRWEIYLPANCGYGRFSQPGIPANSTLIFDIELLGIM comes from the coding sequence ATGGCAAATAAAAAAGAATATGCAGCTAAAAACCTTGCTTGGCTGGAAGAAAAGAGTAAGGAAGAAGGAGTGAAACCACTTGCAAAAGGCATTTATTATAAGGTAATTAAAAGTGCAGAAAAAAACGATAAGCACCCCACTCCACGCAACATTATCACCGCACATTATTCTGGTTACACCATCAATGGAAAGAAATTCGACAGCAGTAGAGGTGGTGCTCCATTGGCAATGCGGCTGAGTGACTTGATTGAAGGCTGGATTATTGCTCTTGGACACATGTCGGTTGGCGACCGATGGGAGATTTATTTGCCTGCCAACTGTGGCTACGGACGCTTCTCTCAGCCTGGTATTCCGGCTAATTCTACCCTTATTTTCGATATAGAACTATTGGGCATTATGTAG
- the rpmF gene encoding 50S ribosomal protein L32, producing the protein MAHPKRRQSKTRTRKRRTHDGAVAPTLAVCSTCGSYYVYHTVCPSCGTYRGKIAIVKETAE; encoded by the coding sequence ATGGCACATCCTAAAAGAAGACAGTCTAAGACTCGTACACGTAAAAGAAGAACTCATGATGGTGCAGTAGCACCAACACTTGCAGTATGCTCAACTTGTGGTTCTTACTATGTTTACCACACAGTTTGTCCATCATGTGGAACCTATAGAGGTAAGATTGCTATCGTTAAGGAAACCGCTGAATAA
- a CDS encoding AAA family ATPase: MMTPVNYITQIEIDSLWDNNKHIVWDLNERVNILSGINGVGKTTILNKLIKCILNFNKTGALQHQGVSLKVVPNDANTIRFGVIRSFDKPLPHADELLRNTGLWVSELDKQLYELQRQYLNYQVNIGNKMIEVLQSGSATATEEAQQLAQPKTLFQNIIDKLFADTGKTIIRTANEVLFKMGNRQLDVHCLSSGEKQILIILLTVLVENNKSFILLMDEPEASLHVDWQQQLIQLILQLNPNVQIILSTHSPAVIMNGWIDCVTEVNDIVK, from the coding sequence ATGATGACACCAGTAAACTATATTACTCAAATAGAAATCGATTCGTTATGGGATAACAATAAACATATTGTGTGGGACCTTAACGAACGTGTGAATATATTAAGTGGAATAAATGGTGTTGGCAAAACAACCATTCTAAATAAGCTTATTAAGTGCATTCTAAACTTTAATAAAACAGGTGCTCTGCAACATCAAGGTGTAAGCCTAAAGGTTGTTCCGAACGATGCAAATACCATTCGTTTTGGTGTAATAAGGTCGTTCGATAAACCTCTTCCGCATGCAGATGAGCTGTTGCGTAACACGGGATTGTGGGTGAGTGAGCTTGATAAACAGCTTTATGAGCTACAAAGACAATATCTCAACTATCAGGTAAATATAGGCAATAAGATGATAGAAGTGTTGCAAAGTGGTTCTGCAACAGCCACAGAAGAGGCGCAACAGCTGGCACAACCTAAAACACTTTTCCAAAATATCATCGACAAATTGTTTGCCGACACAGGCAAAACCATTATTAGAACCGCAAATGAAGTACTCTTTAAGATGGGTAATCGTCAGTTAGATGTGCATTGCTTGTCGAGTGGAGAAAAGCAAATTTTGATTATTTTGCTCACCGTTTTGGTAGAGAACAACAAGTCTTTTATTCTTCTTATGGACGAGCCTGAAGCCAGTTTGCATGTAGATTGGCAACAACAACTCATTCAACTCATTTTGCAACTCAATCCCAATGTGCAAATAATTCTTTCTACACACTCTCCAGCAGTTATCATGAATGGTTGGATTGATTGTGTAACCGAGGTGAACGATATCGTGAAATAA
- a CDS encoding AAA family ATPase: MSTEQENVLFTGNVDLGVSKLAAIGAEKAVALKHEYVLPEHLVVEFVEHLLLIYPELREYVDLKSLRTQTKEYLKSLEKVKKIDIEHLAISMQTKTWLIGTAEELVENGNVIDFYLVLFRNFMSLKDSYALYFFDQSLNISLQEFYSKLKHQHFLQFEENDDDSDPIDWDENDAYASGSFEEDMDSSFAEREQEANDKWENYVVCLNDMVKKRNPLVGRTEELERTIEVLCRKDKNNALHIGEPGVGKTALIMGLVRRIEEKKVPLRLLNSKVYQIDMADIIAGTHYRGEFEERFKKVLSGIAKNENSILYIDEIHTIVGTGAIDDSSLDASNILKPYLAEGSIRIVGATTYEEFNRYLAKNKSLVRRFQQIDIKEPTVEEAVDILEGIKKGYANYHNVSYSKDIIRYIVENSHKHISNRFLPDKAIDLLDEAGAKLAKGMSKDDKPLAVTKPLIDEIMAKVCKIDAKALKDNNNDSLIDLKERILSMVYGQDEAVEKVVEAVHTAKAGLIDDDKPLASLLFVGPTGVGKTEVARVLAHEMGVELVRFDMSEYAEKHSVAKLIGAPSGYVGYEDGGLLTDAIRKTPNCVLLLDEVEKAHSDIYNILLQVMDYARLTDNKGNKADFRNVVLILTSNIGAQYAHQANVGFAGNVTSGQAMLTQVKKAFKPEFINRLSSIVVFNDMDKPMAERILHKKVAALALKLKAKKIDLQLDSEAQEWLLKKGMTKKYGAREFDRVITRALKPLLTREILFGKLQKGGLATVTLENNELAIVVKKSSTKGAKTSK, encoded by the coding sequence ATGTCAACTGAACAAGAGAATGTTTTATTTACAGGAAATGTAGACCTCGGGGTATCGAAACTCGCTGCAATTGGAGCCGAAAAGGCGGTTGCTTTGAAACACGAATATGTGCTTCCAGAGCATTTAGTGGTGGAGTTTGTAGAGCATTTGCTGTTGATTTATCCCGAACTAAGAGAATATGTCGACCTGAAAAGCCTAAGAACTCAAACCAAAGAATATTTAAAATCGCTCGAAAAAGTAAAGAAAATCGATATCGAACACCTTGCCATTTCAATGCAAACAAAGACGTGGTTGATTGGAACGGCAGAAGAACTGGTAGAAAATGGCAATGTAATAGATTTTTATCTTGTTCTCTTTCGCAACTTCATGTCGTTGAAAGACTCGTATGCTTTATATTTTTTCGACCAGTCGTTAAATATCTCTCTTCAAGAATTTTATAGTAAACTGAAACACCAACACTTTCTTCAATTTGAAGAAAACGATGATGATAGCGACCCAATAGATTGGGATGAGAACGATGCTTATGCATCTGGTAGTTTCGAGGAAGATATGGATAGCTCCTTTGCAGAGCGTGAACAAGAAGCCAACGACAAATGGGAAAACTATGTAGTGTGCCTCAATGATATGGTAAAAAAGCGCAATCCTTTAGTTGGAAGAACTGAAGAATTAGAGCGAACAATAGAGGTTTTATGTCGCAAAGACAAGAATAATGCACTGCATATAGGGGAGCCTGGAGTTGGAAAAACAGCCCTTATCATGGGTTTGGTGCGTCGAATAGAAGAGAAGAAAGTGCCCCTTCGCCTTTTAAATAGTAAGGTGTATCAAATTGATATGGCAGATATCATTGCTGGAACTCATTATAGAGGCGAGTTTGAAGAACGCTTTAAAAAGGTACTTTCGGGTATTGCTAAAAACGAAAATAGTATTCTTTATATAGACGAAATACATACAATTGTGGGTACAGGAGCGATAGATGACAGCTCGTTAGATGCTTCAAACATACTTAAACCCTATCTTGCAGAAGGCTCAATACGCATTGTTGGTGCCACCACTTACGAAGAGTTTAACCGCTATTTGGCAAAGAACAAGAGCTTGGTGCGTCGCTTTCAACAGATAGATATAAAAGAACCCACAGTTGAAGAGGCTGTAGATATTCTCGAAGGAATAAAGAAAGGCTATGCCAACTATCATAATGTGTCGTATAGTAAAGACATCATTCGATATATAGTAGAGAATTCTCATAAGCACATTTCTAACAGATTCTTACCCGATAAAGCCATCGATTTGCTTGATGAGGCAGGTGCAAAGCTGGCAAAAGGAATGTCGAAAGACGATAAACCCCTTGCCGTTACGAAGCCTTTGATAGACGAAATTATGGCAAAGGTGTGTAAGATAGATGCCAAAGCATTGAAAGACAATAATAATGATAGTCTTATTGACCTAAAAGAACGCATTTTAAGTATGGTTTATGGGCAAGATGAGGCTGTTGAAAAGGTGGTAGAAGCAGTGCATACAGCCAAGGCAGGTCTGATAGATGACGACAAACCACTGGCAAGTTTGCTGTTTGTTGGACCTACAGGAGTGGGAAAAACAGAGGTGGCAAGGGTGCTTGCGCATGAGATGGGTGTTGAGTTGGTGCGCTTTGATATGAGCGAATATGCCGAAAAACATTCCGTTGCAAAACTCATTGGTGCCCCTTCTGGATATGTAGGGTATGAAGATGGCGGACTATTAACAGACGCTATACGTAAGACTCCCAATTGTGTTTTGTTGTTAGATGAGGTAGAAAAGGCGCATAGCGACATCTATAACATTCTCTTACAGGTTATGGATTATGCACGATTAACCGACAATAAAGGCAATAAAGCCGACTTTCGTAACGTTGTTTTGATATTAACCAGTAATATTGGAGCGCAATATGCCCACCAAGCCAACGTGGGATTTGCAGGCAATGTCACTTCGGGTCAAGCCATGTTAACACAGGTGAAGAAAGCGTTTAAGCCCGAGTTTATCAATCGTTTGTCGTCTATTGTGGTATTTAACGATATGGATAAGCCCATGGCAGAGCGCATCTTACATAAGAAAGTGGCAGCTTTGGCTTTGAAACTAAAGGCAAAGAAAATAGATCTTCAACTCGATTCAGAGGCTCAAGAATGGCTTTTGAAGAAAGGAATGACCAAGAAATATGGTGCAAGAGAGTTCGATAGAGTGATAACTCGTGCTCTAAAGCCTTTATTAACTCGAGAGATTTTGTTTGGAAAACTTCAAAAAGGCGGTTTGGCAACTGTGACATTAGAAAACAACGAGTTGGCTATTGTTGTGAAAAAGTCTTCTACAAAAGGCGCAAAAACCTCTAAATAA
- a CDS encoding beta-N-acetylhexosaminidase → MKVNLKFLLHIFLGAFLMLAKPIEAHNVLPQPQSLQTNNEQFVLNSNTVVATNLKGEARTRIADAVKELFPQVKKQGSAGKKRNVINIKVTGTERDVEQIASNKTFQSYQLNVNKNGVFIVSPTEAGAFYALQTLVGLQKAPNTLQGCAVVDEPRFNWRGYMIDCSRHYWTPAFIKKQIDMMAHFKLNRLHLHMVDGAGWRIQVDSYPLLTQKTAYRTSSDWNKWWIGGERTFCESNAPGAYGGFYTKQELRDIVAYAAKKHIVVLPEIEMPGHSEEVTYAYPELGCTGKPYTCADLCVGNEATFTFLTKVLDEILEIFPSHYIHIGGDEAVQEQWKTCPKCQKRMKDEGLKTTHELQSYMISRMGKYLNSKGRAFIGWDEIMEGGLAANASVMSWRGYEAGLRAAKSGHHVVMTPVNYCYLDYYQDNPTTEPQAMGGYVPLNKVYEYDPVPDNIKGTKTEEFIDGIQGNLWTEFVSEPSHLEYMTYPRLLAIAETGWTRNKPSFDNFKNRVIASTYYMKSKNFNPYNVEEADKPRVESVEPIQHEAIGKKVIYVTKPASKYNGVGELTLVDGKRGTWSYTDGCWQGFSSEGRMEVIIDMGKETAIQNISAEFMQFLEPWVHMPSNITIYTSDDNVNYQLLSDEAIAPSDEKYFIRNYEWTGNAKTRYIKYVAKVAKQDCWVFTDEIIINKK, encoded by the coding sequence ATGAAAGTAAACCTTAAATTTTTATTACACATCTTTTTAGGGGCATTTTTAATGCTTGCAAAGCCTATTGAGGCACATAATGTGTTGCCACAACCACAATCGTTGCAAACCAATAACGAGCAGTTTGTGTTGAATAGCAACACTGTTGTTGCCACAAACCTTAAAGGTGAGGCACGAACACGCATTGCTGACGCTGTGAAAGAATTGTTTCCACAAGTGAAGAAACAAGGAAGTGCAGGTAAAAAACGTAATGTTATCAACATCAAGGTTACAGGAACAGAGCGTGATGTGGAGCAAATAGCTTCTAATAAAACATTCCAATCATATCAATTAAATGTAAATAAGAACGGGGTTTTTATCGTTTCGCCTACTGAGGCAGGCGCTTTTTATGCGCTTCAAACACTTGTTGGACTTCAAAAAGCTCCTAATACGCTACAAGGTTGCGCTGTGGTTGATGAGCCAAGATTTAACTGGCGTGGCTATATGATAGACTGCTCACGTCACTATTGGACTCCTGCTTTTATCAAAAAGCAAATCGACATGATGGCACATTTCAAGCTCAATCGCCTTCATCTACATATGGTTGATGGAGCAGGTTGGCGTATTCAGGTGGATAGCTACCCACTATTGACACAAAAAACAGCTTATCGTACATCGTCAGACTGGAACAAATGGTGGATAGGTGGCGAGAGAACGTTTTGCGAAAGTAATGCACCTGGGGCTTATGGAGGCTTTTATACCAAGCAAGAGCTAAGAGATATTGTGGCTTATGCGGCGAAAAAGCACATCGTTGTTTTGCCCGAAATAGAAATGCCAGGGCACAGTGAAGAGGTGACTTATGCTTATCCTGAATTAGGTTGCACAGGAAAACCTTATACTTGTGCAGACCTTTGTGTAGGAAACGAGGCTACTTTCACCTTTTTAACAAAGGTGTTAGACGAGATTTTAGAGATATTCCCTTCTCACTACATTCATATTGGTGGCGACGAAGCGGTGCAAGAGCAATGGAAAACTTGTCCTAAATGTCAAAAGAGAATGAAGGACGAAGGCTTAAAAACTACCCATGAGTTGCAAAGCTATATGATTTCACGCATGGGAAAATATCTTAATAGCAAAGGAAGAGCCTTTATTGGTTGGGACGAAATTATGGAAGGCGGTCTTGCTGCCAATGCTTCTGTGATGTCGTGGCGTGGATATGAGGCTGGATTAAGAGCTGCTAAATCGGGTCATCACGTTGTTATGACTCCTGTAAACTATTGCTATTTAGATTATTATCAAGACAATCCAACTACCGAACCACAAGCAATGGGAGGATATGTGCCATTAAATAAGGTGTATGAATACGACCCTGTGCCAGACAATATCAAAGGAACCAAGACCGAAGAGTTTATTGATGGTATTCAAGGTAACTTGTGGACTGAGTTCGTGAGCGAGCCTTCTCATCTTGAATATATGACTTATCCTCGTTTACTTGCTATCGCTGAAACGGGTTGGACACGCAACAAACCTTCATTTGATAACTTTAAAAACAGAGTGATTGCTTCTACTTATTATATGAAGAGTAAGAACTTTAATCCTTATAACGTAGAAGAAGCAGATAAACCACGTGTAGAATCGGTTGAACCTATTCAACATGAGGCTATTGGTAAGAAAGTGATTTATGTAACAAAGCCTGCAAGTAAGTATAATGGGGTGGGCGAATTGACCTTAGTTGATGGTAAACGAGGCACTTGGAGCTATACAGATGGTTGTTGGCAAGGCTTTAGTAGTGAAGGTAGAATGGAGGTAATTATTGATATGGGTAAAGAAACTGCTATTCAAAATATCAGCGCAGAGTTTATGCAATTCTTGGAACCATGGGTGCACATGCCTTCTAATATCACTATTTATACTTCGGATGACAATGTGAACTATCAGCTTTTAAGCGATGAGGCAATTGCTCCTAGCGATGAAAAGTATTTCATAAGAAATTATGAATGGACAGGAAATGCTAAGACAAGATATATTAAATATGTGGCAAAAGTGGCTAAACAAGACTGCTGGGTGTTTACAGATGAAATTATAATCAATAAAAAGTAG
- a CDS encoding outer membrane protein codes for MKKIIFMAFFALVSTFASAQELGVHGLFRTDSGNFGLGVQGRYNFTKEIRGAASFNYYFQTNNVSGWDLNANAQYLFPVGNGFTLYPLAGLTYLHATAHVDNLLAGANNVSTGKLGVNLGGGVDYQLNDKVKLNAEPKIQLVGGSNELVLSVGVVYSL; via the coding sequence ATGAAGAAAATTATTTTCATGGCGTTTTTTGCACTAGTTAGCACTTTTGCAAGCGCACAAGAACTTGGAGTTCACGGTTTATTTAGAACAGATTCTGGTAACTTTGGTCTTGGTGTTCAAGGTCGTTACAACTTCACTAAAGAAATTAGAGGAGCTGCTTCGTTCAACTATTACTTCCAAACAAACAACGTTTCAGGATGGGATCTTAACGCAAATGCACAATATCTTTTCCCTGTAGGTAACGGCTTTACCCTTTATCCACTTGCTGGTTTAACTTATTTACATGCTACTGCACACGTTGACAATTTGCTTGCAGGTGCAAATAACGTAAGCACTGGTAAACTAGGTGTAAACCTTGGTGGTGGAGTTGACTATCAATTAAACGACAAAGTTAAGCTAAATGCTGAACCAAAAATCCAACTTGTTGGTGGTTCTAACGAGCTTGTTCTTAGCGTAGGTGTTGTTTATAGCCTATAA
- a CDS encoding DUF805 domain-containing protein gives MTFTESIQTCFRKSFTLKGTASRSEYWYFALFNFLAAFALIISFSILTVGTGSHSDGTAGTLFLVVLALFYLCILPASICATVRRLHDIGKPGTYYFIGLIPYIGGAILLYFLVKPTKEDSPYREDKVNLLDEWDKEAEL, from the coding sequence ATGACATTTACAGAATCTATTCAAACCTGTTTCAGAAAGTCGTTCACACTCAAAGGAACTGCATCAAGAAGTGAATATTGGTACTTCGCACTCTTCAATTTTTTAGCTGCATTTGCATTGATTATTTCTTTCTCAATACTCACTGTAGGTACAGGATCTCATAGCGATGGCACAGCAGGTACACTATTTCTTGTAGTCTTAGCCTTATTCTATCTCTGCATATTACCTGCTTCTATATGTGCAACAGTACGCCGATTACACGACATTGGCAAGCCAGGAACTTACTATTTCATTGGCTTGATTCCTTATATAGGTGGGGCTATTCTACTTTATTTCTTAGTTAAACCAACAAAAGAAGATAGCCCTTATAGAGAGGACAAAGTGAACCTACTTGACGAATGGGACAAGGAAGCTGAACTATAA
- a CDS encoding type I phosphomannose isomerase catalytic subunit: MQPIKFNPLLVQTLWGGEKIIPFKHLNSDLTQVGESWEISGVKGNETVVSEGEFKGKRLNELVDELKGKLVGEANYKRFGNDFPLLIKFIDARQELSIQVHPTDELAQKRGKLRGKTEMWYIMDSDENAKLRAGMKEKITPEQYKQMVEDDTITEAIAEYKVKEGDCFFLPAGRIHSIGTGCFLAEIQQTSDVTYRIYDFKRKDKDGNYRELHTEEAAECIDYNVEPNYRTEYTPVKNEGVALVECPYFTTAVYDLNEPMTLDYSELDSFVIFIGLKGSGEITDNEGNTTTLCEGETILFPATTSEVKVTGNIKFLETYV, from the coding sequence ATGCAACCAATAAAATTTAATCCCTTACTTGTTCAAACCTTATGGGGCGGAGAGAAAATTATTCCATTTAAACACCTTAACAGCGACCTCACGCAAGTTGGCGAAAGCTGGGAAATTTCGGGTGTAAAAGGGAACGAAACCGTTGTATCTGAGGGTGAATTCAAGGGTAAAAGATTGAACGAACTTGTTGACGAATTAAAGGGAAAACTTGTAGGAGAAGCTAACTATAAACGTTTTGGTAACGACTTCCCTCTACTCATTAAGTTCATCGATGCACGTCAAGAACTATCTATTCAAGTACACCCAACAGACGAACTTGCGCAAAAACGTGGTAAACTTCGTGGTAAAACAGAAATGTGGTACATTATGGATAGCGACGAAAATGCTAAGCTTCGTGCAGGAATGAAAGAGAAAATCACTCCTGAACAATACAAGCAAATGGTTGAAGACGACACCATTACCGAAGCGATTGCAGAATATAAGGTAAAAGAAGGCGATTGTTTCTTCTTACCTGCAGGTCGTATTCACAGTATTGGAACTGGCTGTTTCTTGGCAGAAATCCAACAAACTTCAGATGTAACATACCGCATTTACGACTTTAAACGTAAGGATAAAGACGGCAACTATCGTGAGTTACACACCGAAGAAGCTGCAGAATGTATCGATTACAACGTAGAACCAAACTACAGAACCGAGTATACTCCAGTGAAAAATGAAGGTGTTGCACTTGTAGAATGTCCTTATTTCACAACTGCCGTATATGACCTTAACGAGCCAATGACTTTAGATTATTCTGAGCTCGACAGCTTTGTTATCTTCATTGGTTTGAAAGGTAGTGGGGAAATAACCGACAACGAGGGAAACACAACCACTCTTTGCGAGGGCGAAACCATTCTTTTCCCAGCAACAACAAGCGAAGTTAAGGTAACAGGAAATATCAAGTTCCTCGAAACATACGTATAA
- the aat gene encoding leucyl/phenylalanyl-tRNA--protein transferase, which produces MIFRLNKEIEFPNPRYGEPDGLFAVGGNLSIDRLILAYSYGIFPWYGFRERPEIMWYCPLKRFVIFPDEIHISHSMRKVIRDNRYKITLNTAFDDVIRNCSELRINERGAWLGPDIIKAYTELHKEGFAMSVEVWDDEKLVGGLYGVVLDGDVFGESMFSLVPNASKLALIALAKFVKQMGGSIIDCQFETPHLKSMGGRYIDYDEYIDLLGVSVPHVDEEEPLE; this is translated from the coding sequence ATGATATTTCGTTTAAATAAAGAAATAGAATTTCCCAATCCACGTTATGGCGAGCCAGACGGATTGTTTGCGGTGGGCGGTAACTTGTCTATTGATCGCCTAATATTGGCTTATAGCTATGGAATATTCCCGTGGTATGGATTTAGAGAGCGTCCAGAAATAATGTGGTATTGCCCATTAAAACGCTTTGTTATATTCCCCGATGAGATACATATCTCTCATTCTATGCGCAAAGTGATTAGAGATAACCGCTATAAAATAACCCTCAACACAGCTTTCGATGATGTTATTCGGAATTGTAGTGAATTGAGAATTAACGAAAGGGGAGCGTGGTTAGGTCCTGATATCATTAAAGCCTATACCGAACTGCATAAAGAAGGCTTTGCAATGAGCGTTGAAGTGTGGGACGATGAGAAACTGGTTGGGGGCTTATATGGCGTAGTTCTCGATGGAGATGTATTTGGAGAGAGTATGTTTTCGCTCGTTCCCAATGCCAGTAAGTTAGCTCTTATTGCACTTGCGAAGTTTGTTAAGCAGATGGGAGGAAGCATAATAGATTGCCAATTCGAAACTCCTCACCTCAAATCAATGGGTGGACGCTATATAGATTACGACGAATATATTGATTTACTGGGCGTTTCTGTTCCGCATGTCGACGAAGAAGAACCCTTAGAATAA
- a CDS encoding ATP-dependent Clp protease adaptor ClpS, with protein MAKVNEKVKDKINQKISEPRKYKILMYNDEVTTMDFVVHLLMHVFNKNKAVAYELMMTIHQKGSALVGVYSYDVAQTKMEQAKEIIAHSGFPLVIKCLIDK; from the coding sequence ATGGCAAAAGTAAACGAAAAGGTAAAAGATAAAATAAACCAAAAGATATCCGAACCACGCAAATACAAAATCTTGATGTATAACGATGAGGTTACAACAATGGATTTTGTGGTTCATTTATTGATGCATGTTTTTAATAAAAACAAAGCCGTTGCCTATGAGCTGATGATGACTATTCACCAAAAAGGCAGTGCCCTTGTGGGCGTTTATAGCTATGATGTGGCTCAAACAAAGATGGAACAGGCAAAAGAAATAATAGCTCATTCGGGCTTTCCGTTGGTTATTAAATGCCTAATAGACAAGTAA